The Fibrobacter sp. UWEL genome includes a region encoding these proteins:
- a CDS encoding FISUMP domain-containing protein translates to MPDFKDKRDGRVYKTVQIGEQRWFAENLRFNVKGSSCYDNKDYNCETYGRLYNWAMVMMVVDYYNSRSLAKLSPKYKSGKIHDICPNGWHVPTNKEWKIMRHFVGKKGISDGVGLSLRSKETWEKEMRIPAGSDEFGFNALPSGERDFEGRYFDMGRSAVFWTSTEYSNDGARIWWIYYDNRNIEGNYDTKETGASVRCVEDRLYEIKEPPSPVPVVVPKVVVEVQGRKVETVHIGDQVWMANNLDVKVPGSFCYDNKPENCEKYGRLYPWPAVVKLSPEYVNKSGRDSISKVRPKGVCPNGWHVPTALDFHRLDSYLKDIDNATGVGTNLKSRVGWPESEEALPGTNGFGFNAEPLGSVSYTKPRMICETIVKQIIPPAKKGGVADTVFADSCVVDSTWKSELAFGGFGSFTGFWTGTEADSVSGILMSLSNDEDDFVRDTVRKDEAHYLRCVMDPPDVDEIYDSTSIYDVRDDNRYKTVVIGEDTWMAENLRFAAPGSYCYEDKDIRCKSYGRLYPWHVAMRLPADYVEQSMTGSIMAEHQGICPEGWHMPSNDEWIALGQKALNMRRGGIGSALKSKEGWARGGAPISAVSGFNALPSGSRFADGEYAELGTSTYFWAAQGGDGMGAVYWNIIHSKDDFTTMEDFENFSFSVRCVKNKLAKETKEAGSAATTAEVPAVTAPEGSSANPEVAP, encoded by the coding sequence ATGCCGGATTTTAAAGATAAGCGCGACGGACGTGTTTATAAGACCGTACAAATAGGTGAACAACGCTGGTTTGCAGAAAACCTTCGCTTTAACGTGAAGGGTAGTTCCTGCTACGACAACAAGGATTACAATTGCGAAACATACGGTCGCTTGTACAACTGGGCCATGGTGATGATGGTGGTTGACTATTACAACAGCCGCTCTCTGGCAAAGCTTTCTCCCAAATATAAGAGTGGAAAAATTCATGATATTTGCCCCAATGGATGGCATGTTCCTACCAATAAGGAATGGAAAATCATGAGGCATTTCGTTGGTAAGAAGGGTATTAGCGATGGTGTTGGCTTGAGCTTAAGATCCAAAGAGACTTGGGAGAAGGAAATGCGAATTCCTGCAGGCAGCGATGAATTTGGTTTTAATGCCTTGCCTAGTGGTGAACGTGATTTTGAAGGACGTTATTTTGATATGGGGCGTTCTGCTGTTTTTTGGACATCGACCGAATATTCTAATGACGGGGCTCGCATTTGGTGGATTTATTATGATAATAGAAATATTGAAGGAAATTACGATACAAAGGAAACAGGTGCATCTGTTCGCTGTGTAGAAGACCGACTTTATGAAATCAAGGAACCTCCTTCTCCTGTGCCTGTTGTTGTGCCTAAGGTTGTGGTGGAAGTTCAAGGTCGTAAGGTTGAAACGGTTCATATTGGAGATCAGGTCTGGATGGCTAACAACCTGGATGTAAAGGTTCCCGGAAGTTTCTGCTACGATAATAAACCCGAAAATTGTGAAAAGTATGGCCGTCTATATCCCTGGCCTGCTGTGGTAAAACTGTCCCCAGAGTATGTGAATAAATCTGGACGTGATTCCATTTCCAAGGTAAGACCTAAGGGCGTTTGTCCCAATGGGTGGCACGTCCCTACAGCGCTAGATTTCCATCGACTGGATTCCTATCTGAAGGATATTGACAACGCTACAGGTGTTGGCACCAATTTGAAATCTCGTGTCGGTTGGCCTGAAAGCGAAGAAGCCTTGCCTGGTACCAATGGCTTTGGCTTTAATGCGGAACCCTTGGGATCTGTTAGCTATACCAAACCCCGCATGATTTGTGAAACCATCGTCAAGCAAATTATACCTCCTGCAAAGAAGGGCGGCGTGGCGGATACGGTCTTTGCGGATTCCTGTGTGGTGGATTCTACCTGGAAATCGGAACTTGCATTTGGCGGATTTGGATCGTTTACAGGATTCTGGACTGGAACGGAGGCGGACTCTGTTTCTGGGATCTTGATGAGCTTGTCTAACGATGAGGATGACTTCGTTCGGGATACGGTTCGTAAGGACGAGGCTCACTACCTGCGTTGCGTTATGGATCCTCCCGATGTGGATGAAATCTACGACAGTACGTCTATTTACGATGTTCGAGATGATAACCGCTATAAGACGGTGGTTATCGGTGAGGATACTTGGATGGCGGAAAACCTTCGTTTTGCTGCCCCTGGCAGCTATTGCTATGAGGACAAGGATATTCGCTGCAAGTCTTATGGTCGTCTCTATCCCTGGCATGTTGCCATGAGACTGCCTGCGGATTATGTGGAACAGTCCATGACGGGAAGCATTATGGCGGAACACCAGGGGATTTGCCCTGAAGGGTGGCATATGCCTTCCAATGACGAATGGATTGCTTTGGGACAGAAGGCTTTGAATATGCGTCGAGGTGGAATTGGTTCTGCCTTGAAGAGTAAGGAAGGCTGGGCCCGAGGGGGCGCTCCAATTTCTGCAGTCTCCGGATTTAATGCACTTCCATCCGGCAGTAGATTTGCCGATGGCGAATACGCCGAACTAGGTACAAGCACGTATTTTTGGGCCGCTCAGGGCGGTGACGGAATGGGTGCAGTCTACTGGAACATCATCCATTCCAAGGATGATTTCACCACCATGGAAGATTTTGAAAACTTCTCTTTCTCAGTACGCTGCGTGAAGAATAAGCTTGCGAAGGAAACTAAAGAGGCTGGCTCTGCTGCAACTACAGCGGAAGTTCCTGCTGTAACGGCTCCTGAGGGCTCGTCTGCAAATCCTGAGGTTGCTCCGTAG
- a CDS encoding aminopeptidase: MKDPRITKLAENLINNAIALKAGENILIETTDTPDELSTELVKAVVKAGGNAFVHNYSGRIRREMIKSASEEQMKLAADLAMDEMQKMQCYISIRAAENAMENCDIPGPQMKKYRLANQAVLDYRVNKTRWCVLRWPNPSMAQAANMSTEAFEDFYFEACLADYPRMAKAAQNLVDMMNRTDKVRLVSKGTDLTFSIKDIPAVPCCGNMNIPDGEVYTAPVRNSVNGVIQYNTPSLYDGKQFGNVRLEFKDGAIVNASCETGDNEALNALFNTDEGARYVGEFAIGFNPYVNSAMCDILFDEKIAGSIHFTPGRCYEDAPNGNVSAIHWDLVLIMRPEYGGGEIWFDDKLIRKDGVFVVDELKCLNPDQLG, encoded by the coding sequence ATGAAAGATCCTCGCATTACGAAGCTTGCTGAAAACCTGATCAACAATGCCATTGCTCTCAAGGCAGGTGAAAATATCCTTATCGAAACCACTGATACTCCTGATGAACTTTCTACGGAATTGGTGAAGGCTGTGGTCAAGGCTGGCGGAAATGCTTTCGTTCATAATTACAGCGGCCGTATCCGCCGCGAAATGATTAAGTCTGCCTCCGAAGAACAGATGAAGCTGGCTGCAGACCTGGCTATGGATGAAATGCAGAAGATGCAGTGCTATATCTCCATTCGCGCTGCAGAAAATGCTATGGAAAATTGCGACATTCCTGGTCCCCAGATGAAAAAGTATCGTCTCGCCAACCAGGCTGTGCTTGACTACCGCGTGAATAAGACCCGTTGGTGCGTACTCCGCTGGCCCAATCCTTCCATGGCTCAGGCTGCCAACATGAGTACCGAAGCTTTTGAGGACTTCTACTTCGAAGCCTGCCTGGCTGACTATCCCCGTATGGCGAAGGCTGCCCAGAATTTGGTGGATATGATGAACCGTACGGACAAGGTTCGCCTGGTTTCCAAGGGTACGGACTTGACCTTCAGCATCAAGGATATTCCTGCGGTTCCTTGCTGCGGTAACATGAATATTCCCGATGGGGAAGTCTATACCGCTCCCGTCCGCAATAGCGTCAATGGTGTGATTCAGTACAATACGCCCTCCCTCTATGACGGAAAGCAGTTTGGCAACGTTCGCCTTGAATTTAAGGACGGCGCCATTGTGAACGCTTCCTGCGAGACCGGGGATAATGAAGCCCTGAATGCCTTGTTCAATACGGATGAAGGCGCCCGATATGTGGGCGAGTTTGCTATCGGTTTCAATCCCTATGTGAATTCCGCCATGTGCGATATCCTGTTTGATGAAAAAATCGCAGGTTCCATCCACTTTACCCCGGGCCGTTGCTACGAAGATGCCCCTAACGGCAATGTTAGCGCCATCCATTGGGACTTGGTCCTCATTATGCGTCCTGAATATGGTGGTGGCGAAATCTGGTTTGACGACAAATTGATCCGTAAGGATGGCGTTTTCGTGGTTGATGAACTGAAATGCCTGAATCCCGATCAATTGGGCTAG
- a CDS encoding glycoside hydrolase family 9 protein: MFFKKSLMAGLALFGLAATTVSAALSTDDFVEAAWMTTRFYGAQRSGQGPNWVADGTNYTTSFLKDAYQGKDMTGGWFDCGDHVMFGQTQGYSAYILALAYAEFTEGFYDLYTGDYTDYKAAKDYTRKSGKANKVRDLLEELRYEADFWVKAAPDGNTFISVKGDGNADHQKWVTPGKMSTLGSGNGGDTRTMTANANDSYSSGMAAAMLAVMARVDPDESNRAKYLKGAKNAFTYAMAHKGVTTSGSFYNANWWNGRVTDGQFLAALELYRTTKEDKYKSDAEDVFYDLDFSGGASTPMNYANAIPLSVIVGHSIGIDSDDYGAATPKMFLDKMYKNKAQSGVFIPEKKGSGDFPVRSPSGGAFLYALYAKYYDDNSYDSDIEKNIAYLLGDNSSKKSYVVGFTSNGANAPTAPHHRGYYANEDEGREVDSGLRPPEKNKLLGGMIAGDFNSGSHNGTVSNYSTNEVCVDLNAPLVGALGYILSKKAPKTDTELGTESSPLVKKDTIPSTPVPQDTSKKDTSVVDPGFAIAGQALVGSAFHLVNANGVVSVASAKAAPFKVQVFDLKGNEIQSIESKGREVFFLPKAKGVLQVRVTSQSAKMTYTIKSL; the protein is encoded by the coding sequence ATGTTCTTTAAAAAGTCTTTGATGGCAGGTCTTGCCCTTTTCGGTCTCGCCGCTACCACCGTTTCTGCTGCATTGAGCACAGATGACTTTGTGGAAGCCGCATGGATGACCACCCGTTTTTATGGCGCCCAGCGCTCTGGCCAGGGCCCTAACTGGGTTGCCGATGGCACTAATTACACTACAAGTTTCTTGAAGGATGCCTACCAGGGCAAGGACATGACTGGTGGCTGGTTTGACTGTGGCGACCATGTCATGTTCGGTCAGACCCAGGGCTATTCCGCATACATTCTTGCTCTTGCATATGCTGAATTTACGGAAGGCTTCTATGACCTTTATACCGGTGATTACACCGACTATAAGGCCGCTAAGGATTACACCCGCAAGAGTGGTAAGGCCAATAAGGTCCGTGATCTCCTGGAAGAACTTCGTTACGAAGCTGATTTCTGGGTAAAGGCTGCTCCTGATGGCAATACCTTTATTTCTGTGAAGGGTGATGGTAACGCAGACCACCAGAAGTGGGTGACTCCGGGCAAGATGAGTACCTTGGGTTCTGGCAATGGCGGTGATACCCGTACCATGACCGCAAATGCAAATGACAGCTATTCCTCCGGTATGGCTGCTGCAATGCTGGCTGTGATGGCTCGCGTGGATCCCGATGAATCCAACCGCGCCAAGTATTTGAAGGGCGCTAAGAATGCCTTCACTTATGCTATGGCTCATAAGGGTGTGACCACTTCTGGTAGCTTCTATAACGCCAACTGGTGGAACGGTCGCGTGACGGATGGTCAGTTCCTTGCTGCCCTGGAACTTTACCGAACCACCAAGGAAGATAAGTATAAGAGCGATGCTGAAGATGTCTTCTATGATCTTGACTTTAGTGGTGGTGCCTCTACTCCTATGAATTACGCCAACGCCATTCCGTTGTCCGTGATTGTGGGCCATTCCATCGGTATTGATAGTGATGACTATGGCGCTGCTACTCCGAAGATGTTCTTGGACAAGATGTACAAGAATAAGGCTCAGAGTGGAGTCTTTATTCCGGAAAAGAAGGGCTCTGGAGACTTCCCGGTTCGTTCTCCTTCCGGCGGCGCTTTCCTTTATGCCTTGTATGCAAAGTACTATGATGACAATAGCTACGATAGTGATATCGAAAAGAATATTGCATATCTGTTAGGCGATAATTCCAGCAAGAAGTCTTACGTTGTTGGCTTTACTTCCAATGGGGCAAATGCTCCTACTGCACCTCATCATCGTGGCTACTATGCTAACGAAGACGAAGGTCGTGAAGTGGATTCTGGTCTCCGTCCTCCTGAAAAGAACAAGCTTTTGGGTGGTATGATCGCCGGTGACTTCAATAGCGGTAGCCATAACGGTACTGTTTCTAACTACAGCACTAACGAAGTCTGTGTGGACTTGAACGCTCCTCTGGTGGGCGCACTGGGCTACATCCTCAGCAAGAAGGCTCCCAAGACCGATACAGAACTGGGAACCGAAAGCTCTCCCTTGGTAAAGAAGGACACCATTCCTTCTACTCCTGTCCCTCAGGATACTTCCAAGAAGGATACTTCTGTTGTTGATCCTGGTTTTGCCATTGCAGGTCAGGCTTTGGTTGGTAGTGCGTTCCATCTGGTCAATGCTAACGGTGTAGTTAGCGTTGCTAGTGCAAAGGCTGCTCCTTTCAAGGTTCAGGTCTTTGACTTGAAGGGTAACGAAATCCAGTCCATCGAAAGTAAGGGTCGTGAAGTGTTCTTCCTGCCCAAGGCAAAGGGCGTTCTCCAGGTCCGTGTGACTTCCCAAAGCGCAAAGATGACTTATACCATCAAGAGTCTCTAA
- the gdhA gene encoding NADP-specific glutamate dehydrogenase — MAIQNAYLKSVYEKVVARDPDQALFHQAVREFLESLDPVLAQDKSWETNGVIDRLVEPERVITFRVPWLDDKGNVQVNRGYRVQFNSAIGPYKGGLRLRGEVTLSMLKFLGFEQIFKNSLTTLPMGGGKGGSDFEPKGKSDNEVMRFCQSFMTELSKHIGADTDVPAGDQGTGAREIGYMFGQYKRLRNEFVGVLTGKGLSYGGSLARTEATGYGLCYFTREMLKDLANDSFAGKTVVISGSGNVAIYATQKAQELGAKVVTVSDSNGYIYDPNGIKVEVVQQIKEVERARISEYAKRVPGSEYHEGSKGVWTVKCDIALPCATQNEIDEESAKALIANGVKAVAEGANMPSTPEAIEAFLKAGVLFGPAKAANAGGVATSGLEMSQNSERLSWTFQEVDAKLDGIMTSIYAAASSAAAKYGDKKNLVMGANIAGFLKVADAMKWQGAV, encoded by the coding sequence ATGGCAATCCAGAATGCTTACCTCAAGTCCGTCTATGAAAAGGTCGTCGCTCGCGATCCGGATCAGGCTCTGTTCCACCAGGCTGTTCGTGAATTCCTCGAATCCCTGGACCCCGTCCTCGCTCAGGACAAGTCTTGGGAAACCAACGGCGTTATCGACCGTCTCGTAGAACCGGAACGCGTGATCACTTTCCGCGTACCTTGGTTGGATGACAAGGGCAACGTTCAGGTTAACCGCGGCTACCGCGTTCAGTTCAACTCCGCTATCGGTCCTTACAAGGGCGGTCTCCGTCTCCGTGGCGAAGTTACTCTCTCCATGCTGAAGTTCCTCGGCTTCGAACAGATCTTCAAGAACTCCCTGACTACTCTCCCCATGGGTGGTGGCAAGGGTGGTTCCGACTTCGAACCCAAGGGCAAGTCTGATAACGAAGTGATGCGCTTCTGCCAGTCCTTCATGACTGAACTCTCCAAGCACATCGGTGCTGACACTGACGTTCCGGCTGGTGACCAGGGTACTGGCGCTCGCGAAATCGGTTACATGTTCGGTCAGTACAAGCGTCTCCGCAACGAATTCGTTGGCGTTCTCACTGGTAAGGGTCTCTCCTACGGTGGTTCTCTCGCACGTACCGAAGCTACCGGTTACGGCCTCTGCTACTTCACTCGCGAAATGCTGAAGGACCTCGCTAACGACTCCTTCGCTGGCAAGACTGTTGTTATCTCCGGTTCTGGTAACGTTGCTATCTACGCAACCCAGAAGGCTCAGGAACTCGGTGCAAAGGTTGTTACCGTTTCTGACTCCAACGGTTACATCTACGACCCGAACGGCATCAAGGTTGAAGTTGTTCAGCAGATCAAGGAAGTCGAACGTGCACGTATCTCTGAATACGCAAAGCGCGTTCCGGGTTCTGAATACCACGAAGGTTCTAAGGGCGTTTGGACTGTTAAGTGCGACATCGCTCTGCCCTGCGCAACTCAGAACGAAATCGACGAAGAATCCGCAAAGGCTCTTATCGCTAACGGTGTAAAGGCTGTTGCTGAAGGTGCTAACATGCCTTCTACTCCGGAAGCAATCGAAGCCTTCCTCAAGGCTGGCGTTCTGTTTGGACCTGCTAAGGCTGCAAACGCTGGTGGCGTTGCTACCTCCGGTCTCGAAATGTCTCAGAACTCCGAACGTCTCTCCTGGACCTTCCAGGAAGTTGACGCTAAGCTCGATGGCATCATGACCTCCATCTACGCTGCTGCTTCTTCCGCTGCTGCAAAGTACGGCGACAAGAAGAACCTCGTTATGGGTGCAAACATCGCTGGCTTCCTCAAGGTTGCTGACGCTATGAAGTGGCAGGGTGCAGTTTAA
- a CDS encoding inositol monophosphatase family protein, which produces MNSSETEKFLKVAEELARKAGEICLDLQSNLGDVKYKTAKDVVTIADVTSEKLIVDGLRAAFPTHSIRTEEAGVIEGSDPRYRWIIDPVDGTVNFSRGIPLWGISIALHFEGKPLVAVVNLPKLGEMFTAVKGQGTFMNGKPVHVSREDNPTHAICSNGDFNVGDAQKINAQNSRNFAAEAIAFERVKCLGSAVIEGCFTACGRLDCFVMTMSYPWDIAAIALLVEEAGGRSTHIDGTEMQFVDAEQVVFSNGLLHDVLVKTVS; this is translated from the coding sequence ATGAACTCAAGTGAAACAGAAAAATTCTTGAAAGTCGCCGAGGAATTGGCTCGTAAGGCAGGGGAGATCTGTCTGGATCTTCAAAGCAATCTGGGTGACGTAAAGTACAAGACTGCGAAGGATGTGGTGACCATCGCCGACGTCACCAGCGAAAAGCTGATTGTGGATGGCCTCCGCGCAGCGTTCCCCACTCATTCCATCCGTACGGAAGAAGCCGGCGTCATTGAAGGATCCGATCCGCGTTACCGCTGGATCATTGACCCTGTGGATGGTACCGTGAACTTTAGTCGTGGCATTCCCCTGTGGGGCATTTCCATCGCGCTGCATTTTGAAGGTAAGCCTCTTGTTGCTGTGGTGAACCTCCCGAAACTGGGGGAGATGTTCACCGCCGTCAAGGGCCAGGGCACCTTCATGAATGGCAAGCCGGTTCACGTAAGTCGCGAGGACAATCCCACACATGCAATTTGCAGTAATGGTGATTTTAACGTAGGCGATGCCCAGAAGATCAATGCTCAGAATTCCAGGAATTTCGCCGCAGAGGCTATCGCCTTCGAACGCGTCAAGTGTCTGGGTTCCGCTGTCATTGAGGGCTGCTTTACCGCCTGCGGCCGCCTGGACTGCTTCGTGATGACCATGAGCTATCCCTGGGATATTGCCGCAATCGCCCTTCTGGTAGAAGAGGCCGGCGGCCGTTCCACCCACATCGACGGTACCGAGATGCAGTTCGTGGACGCGGAACAGGTGGTGTTTTCCAATGGTCTGCTTCACGATGTTCTTGTAAAGACTGTTAGCTAG